From one Deinococcota bacterium genomic stretch:
- a CDS encoding acetoin utilization protein AcuC codes for MKPHTSCAFLYDPRLTRYKLSDGHPFKPLRLELTRSLLHEAGLLAEADEVTPEAIPDKVLAQVHAPAYLGAVRAASRGERLPRALEFGLGTGDNPIFPGMHEAVSLVCAATRKAVDLVASETVQRAANLSGGLHHAHFDRASGFCVYNDLAVGIRHAVKGYGMRVAYIDIDAHHGDGVQWLFYDRSEVMTISLHESGRYLFPGSGHVYELGKDAGRGLSVNMPLEPFTEDDSFTDSFEAVVPEALAAFKPDLIVLQAGADMHRFDPLADLALSTRGMARAYRRVSELADHYCAGRLIATGGGGYDPYRTVPRAWSLLWATLSRQEVPERVPEGWRETWQEVSLEPLPQTFHDDPAEHPPIARRSEIASHNRATVKRVLTTLAPIWKER; via the coding sequence ATGAAGCCACACACGAGTTGCGCCTTTCTCTACGACCCCAGGCTGACGCGGTACAAGCTGAGCGACGGCCACCCCTTCAAGCCGCTGCGGCTCGAGCTCACCCGCAGCCTCCTCCACGAGGCGGGTCTCCTTGCCGAGGCGGACGAGGTCACTCCCGAGGCGATTCCCGACAAGGTCTTAGCGCAGGTCCACGCTCCCGCCTACCTGGGCGCGGTCAGGGCGGCCTCGAGGGGCGAGAGGCTGCCGCGCGCCCTCGAGTTCGGCCTGGGCACCGGCGACAACCCCATCTTCCCCGGCATGCACGAGGCCGTCTCCCTGGTCTGCGCGGCGACGCGCAAGGCCGTCGACCTCGTCGCCTCGGAGACCGTTCAGCGCGCCGCCAACCTCTCGGGCGGCCTGCACCACGCCCACTTCGACAGGGCCTCGGGTTTTTGCGTCTACAACGACCTAGCGGTGGGCATCCGGCACGCCGTCAAGGGCTACGGCATGCGCGTCGCCTATATCGACATCGACGCGCACCACGGCGACGGCGTGCAGTGGCTCTTTTACGACCGCAGCGAGGTGATGACCATCAGCCTGCACGAGTCGGGGCGCTACCTCTTCCCCGGCAGCGGCCACGTCTACGAGCTCGGCAAGGACGCCGGGCGGGGCTTGAGCGTGAATATGCCGCTCGAGCCCTTCACCGAGGACGACTCCTTCACCGACAGCTTCGAGGCGGTGGTGCCTGAGGCCCTGGCGGCCTTCAAGCCCGACCTCATCGTGTTGCAGGCGGGCGCCGACATGCACCGCTTCGACCCGCTCGCCGACCTGGCCCTCTCGACCAGGGGTATGGCGCGGGCCTACCGGCGGGTGAGCGAGCTCGCCGACCACTACTGCGCGGGCAGGCTCATCGCCACCGGCGGCGGCGGCTACGACCCCTACCGCACCGTGCCACGGGCCTGGAGCCTGCTGTGGGCCACCCTGAGCCGCCAGGAGGTCCCCGAGCGGGTGCCCGAAGGCTGGCGGGAGACGTGGCAGGAAGTGAGCCTGGAGCCGCTGCCGCAGACCTTTCACGACGACCCCGCGGAACACCCGCCCATCGCCCGGCGGAGCGAGATCGCCTCGCACAACCGCGCGACGGTGAAACGGGTGTTGACGACGCTGGCGCCCATCTGGAAAGAGCGCTAA
- a CDS encoding alpha/beta hydrolase → MAHIKLGDIALYYDLKGGGKGGGDETVVFANGLTMTAAAWAEVEPHFASRYRTLLYDCRGQGGSDKPPGPYTPEGHAADLIALLDGLGLERVHLVGHSNGGLLSALAAAELAQRSPGRVMSLSLVASFLRLDPLLRATLASWRAALDAGGPTLRFDVAAPWVWGRSFLETRGDELERYRDAASQADPQVIGWLIDGLLSLGDARKALRAYGGPVLAAVGQDDLLTPLRMSHEIVEWANQGILVTIDRAGHGVPIERPEALARVVRGFLERRDEAITPL, encoded by the coding sequence ATGGCACATATCAAGCTCGGCGACATCGCGCTCTACTACGACCTTAAAGGCGGCGGCAAAGGCGGCGGCGACGAGACCGTCGTCTTCGCCAACGGCCTCACCATGACCGCGGCGGCCTGGGCCGAGGTCGAGCCGCACTTCGCGAGCCGCTACCGCACCCTCCTTTACGACTGCCGGGGTCAGGGAGGGTCGGACAAGCCGCCGGGGCCCTATACGCCCGAAGGGCACGCCGCCGACCTCATCGCCCTCCTGGACGGGCTTGGGCTCGAGCGCGTCCACCTCGTCGGGCACAGCAACGGCGGCCTGTTGTCGGCCCTGGCGGCGGCGGAGCTCGCCCAAAGGTCGCCGGGCCGCGTCATGAGCCTCAGCCTGGTCGCCTCGTTCTTGCGCCTCGACCCGCTCCTGCGCGCGACGCTAGCGTCGTGGCGAGCAGCCCTGGACGCGGGCGGCCCGACCCTGCGCTTCGACGTGGCCGCGCCCTGGGTCTGGGGGCGGAGCTTTCTCGAGACGCGCGGCGACGAGCTCGAGCGCTACCGAGACGCAGCCTCTCAAGCCGATCCACAAGTCATCGGCTGGCTCATCGACGGGCTCCTCAGCCTGGGCGACGCCCGCAAGGCGCTGCGCGCCTACGGCGGCCCGGTGCTCGCCGCCGTCGGCCAGGACGACCTCTTGACGCCGCTGCGGATGAGCCACGAGATCGTCGAGTGGGCGAATCAGGGTATCCTGGTGACCATCGACCGGGCCGGCCACGGCG